aacttgaaaaaaaaaaaaaaaataaataaatagaagaaattaaaaatattacgAAACGTATTGTATGGTCTACctgttatatatatatataaatatattaatttaaaaaaaaaaaaaaaaaaaaaaaagaagaataaatataaatttaaagatataaaatatatatattattataatatatacaaataaataaatatatatgtatgtatatatatatatatatatatatatatatacactgttaagaaaatatatatttaattaaaattttcaaaaatcaaaataatacatataattatcatatatatattatattcctttttttttttttttttttNNNNNNNNNNNNNNNNNNNNNNNNNNNNNNNNNNNNNNNNNNNNNNNNNNNNNNNNNNNNNNNNNNNNNNNNNNNNNNNNNNNNNNNNNNNNNNNNNNNNtatatttttttttttttttttttttttttttttatatatttttattaataaaaatttttaatttaaaaatttaatatttaatattttttttttttttttttttttttttttttttttttttttttttttttttaatttaattaatgTAGAGGGCCAAAACTGGAAAGAAGTACTGGCAAGAACATGGAAGAGAAAGTTATAGAAAAGAATAGAACCtacaaaaaagaaataaaatatatataaatataaataaataaatatatatatatatatatatatatatatatggaatACATAATACGTATAacatatttacatttacattcatttatattaaactttttttataatgcCTTCTTACCAAGCTTAATGTTTGGAAAAATATGACTGTAAAATctttatttgaaaaaaataaagtacTAATAACAAACCAGGTTGACAAACCACTATGTAATACAGGACCTATCATTAGGTGTAAGCTTTCTTTCATtctgaaaaaaaaaaaaataaaaaaaataaaataagaataaataaataaataaatatatatatatatatatatatatatatatataatatttgtgATGTATCAAAAAAGatataacattttatacataaaaaattataaattttcGTATCTTACTTTTCATCTCTTGTTCTTCCCATGCTGTGTGAAAATGCTTGAACAATGTGTGAGGTATGGTCAATGGAGAAAcctaaaaaataaaaaatttataaacatataaaattataatatataaacattatggtcacatatatattatatatatataattaaagtaatataaaaaggtTATGGtcacatatattatatatatatatattttttttttttcttcacTAACCCACTGACAAGACCAATATAACCATggatataatattcatgGTAATTCCACATAAACACATAAACCCGAATATACATAAATCaataagaaaaatgatCAAAGCTATGATTACACAAGAATAGAAACccttaataatataagCTGTTACAACAAGAATGGTGAGTATAGTAATTCCTAGGTTAATTAAAGTTACTTCAATAATAGATTCGTCGGTTTCGTTGAATATGGAACTTAAATGGAAGCATACCATTTGTACATTATGATTTTCTAACTTTGTAATTTGTTTACATGCCTTTAACCATTTAGAAGAAATTTCTGAATCATCTACATTTTTTTGGAAATAATGAAAACGCCATGCAACTAATTTTCCGTTTAAGAATACAAAATCATTTTTGAATAAATTTCCTACAAAATCTTTTTTTAGCCAATTAGCAAAAATTTCATAAAATTCTTGTGGGTTTTCTTTTCTTAAGcttgatttatttttatttaaaaagaatgTAAAACCATTTGCTATAGATGTAACAAATTCTTGTGATTCTAAAGTATTAtgcatatttattaattcttCTTGTAAATTCGTATTTTCCCAatgtacatttttatttatttttggACTATTCATTATTTGACGGTCTGTTAAATCTGAATAAAGAAATGATGATGCAACTtcttttgtattattttctagacctctatatttatttataaaatgtttatcaaaataatatacttCTATAAAATCACCAAAATCAGggaaatatttaattttgGCTGTTGTAAATCTACGAACATATGAATCTACAGGGAATGctttatcatattttattccTTTCTTCATTAAGGTACATCCATATATAGACATCGCTATAATTATTGtaaacattatatatactatagTCTTACCAAATCttgatgataaaaatggtacataataattttttactAATGATCTAAAATATTTTCCTATATTTCCTTTTGGttcttcatatatatacttataaaataatgCATTATCATGTGAacttaataaatatatatttttatcatgtCCATTTATAAATTGCTGTGTATCTTTAGTAGCTAATTCAGTAGAATtgttattaaatttattcgtattattactattatgATTAATTTCATTcgaagataataaaatattcttattattactatttataatatcatacGAATTAGCATGTATCATatcactttttttttttatatcttttacaatttttttagAAGATTctattccttttttatcatcttttattaaatcGGTCTCATCATATATCATAgttgttttatttaatacTTCATTTGATGATGGATTTGGAAGAGAACTACTTTGTAAATCGTTATAGGATGAATCATAACCACtactttttattacatCTCCTCTATctaacaatatattttcattagGTTTTATTGTAATATCATTAAAAACATCATTAAGtatattaattttgttcttatctttttcttctttacATTCTTCATCACTTCTTGATGGTCTATTGTTTATAATAACACCATCttctttatcattatcacattttaatttactacttttaatattattcattttattcttatcatttgttttttcatgcaaattttcataataCACATCTAATTCATTATCTTCTCCCTTCCTTGATACTAACTTAacattgttattatttttttttttctttttccctaatttatcctttttcttattatcctctttattataatagCCCCCTTgttcttcttcttcttcttctttgTTTATAAATGCATCATCCgttttaatatttcttttctttaCATCTTGTATAGATACAATTTTTGATGGATTGGGGAAACCATCTTCATTCACATTATTAACATTGCTGCTCATACCATTATTTGATGCATATACTACTGCcgcattttttttttttttatttatagattcttcaaataaatataaattatgtatccattcatatatagatatattttcataatcatcttcattattttttacttcTAAGGATAAatctttctttttctcatcatcatcatgaatatttttatcatgaatattatttttatcatgaatattatttttatcatgcatattatttttatcatgcatattatttttaccatgaatattatttttatcatgcatattatttccatcatgaatattatttccatcatgaatattatttttatcatgaatattatttccatcatgaatattatttttaccatgaatattattttcattattttttctgtTGTTTTTCTTGTTTTGCTTAGAATTCTTCATAAAAATAGATCTAAACAAATGGAAGGTTCCGGtgaatatatttctttttttcttttctaaTTTGGCTTCTATACACAGAAAACTCAACAAAAAGGTTAAGACCATTAGATATCCAAAAAAAAGGGAGCTAGCGGTAAATAACGAAAATGCACATATTGAATAAAAGGGAGATATGGCACTTATTAAAAAGGCtataatatttgttaaTGTCGTAACAGTAATTGCTAGGGCACTATCTTTTAAACACATTTGTATTCTCTTCTTATTATCCTTAAccataaataataaagaataagaatttaaaataacaaaaacATCATCAACACCTACACCAATAACTAAAAAGGGAACGGTTTCAGCGGGGGGTACAGATTTCACACcaagaaaatataagaaaCCTGAACCTGATAAAAATCCTAAGAAACCACAGAAAATACCCATAACAGCACATAATGGTTTACTTCTATAAAGTACAGAAGTTACGTTATTAAATAATgcatacataaatattaataaaacacctattaataaaagtaatCTTGTCAAATTATCTATTTTTGATATACGATCAACTTCATCTTCTAAACTTCTGTCGGTAAAAACATGAAAACGTATAAAAGGATCATTGTCATCATTAGTTTCTTCATCTTGTATAATATCATCcaaattataatatcttACATAATCAATTAATTTCTTCTCATAAGCTAATGCATATGGTTCATATGTATGAGAATTTAATAATGGTATTACCGTCATTATAGCGTTTGCtgattttataatatattttgatcCGGATTTTTCATAAACCATATTACCTAATATACCTTTAAACATCATTTCTTTATATGTTCTTCtatttacataaaaatCTAAATTATCAATTTTTATAGGATAATCTATATATCCATTTCCTTTctcataatataaaaataaagaacTAAAATTACAATCACCATATTTCTTTTCACATATATCTTCTAATGTATAAGTTATCTGTTTCTTCAATCCATCACTAGCTTCTCTTAAATCTATATTCAAATTCTTATCACCAAACACATTTTGAAGTTTACATCGATCAGCTTTTATTAACATAGGTGGTATATATTGATATGGATAAAATACATCATCTTTATAATCTGTAAAATTTACATTGGGGTTATTCTCATCCAATActatattttccttttttttctttaacATTTCAT
This genomic stretch from Plasmodium reichenowi strain SY57 chromosome 1, whole genome shotgun sequence harbors:
- a CDS encoding lipid/sterol:H+ symporter; this translates as MFVKNFIHKLKELKQKSLDKFANLLYDYGGYVYDRPCTFIICSLICCLLLTCGFYFKEHEKDIYKLYSISNSYAYETNETINDFFYKSRRCFILVESNVNLLKPKILRELQKFEEGTKDIEVDLSEINECKTNSELPPEQNHVAKELYKTLIQRSEENLKSGKINGSLFDYSDLDENGRSVLSLEGKENNDDMLIEGDNKNDEDTSANNNNEDDNNNNNNDDDDDNDNDGDNEDNEDNEEEDEEKQKSLREKLYRKIYEMLKKKKENIVLDENNPNVNFTDYKDDVFYPYQYIPPMLIKADRCKLQNVFGDKNLNIDLREASDGLKKQITYTLEDICEKKYGDCNFSSLFLYYEKGNGYIDYPIKIDNLDFYVNRRTYKEMMFKGILGNMVYEKSGSKYIIKSANAIMTVIPLLNSHTYEPYALAYEKKLIDYVRYYNLDDIIQDEETNDDNDPFIRFHVFTDRSLEDEVDRISKIDNLTRLLLLIGVLLIFMYALFNNVTSVLYRSKPLCAVMGIFCGFLGFLSGSGFLYFLGVKSVPPAETVPFLVIGVGVDDVFVILNSYSLLFMVKDNKKRIQMCLKDSALAITVTTLTNIIAFLISAISPFYSICAFSLFTASSLFFGYLMVLTFLLSFLCIEAKLEKKKRNIFTGTFHLFRSIFMKNSKQNKKNNRKNNENNIHGKNNIHDGNNIHDKNNIHDGNNIHDGNNMHDKNNIHGKNNMHDKNNMHDKNNIHDKNNIHDKNIHDDDEKKKDLSLEVKNNEDDYENISIYEWIHNLYLFEESINKKKKNAAVVYASNNGMSSNVNNVNEDGFPNPSKIVSIQDVKKRNIKTDDAFINKEEEEEEQGGYYNKEDNKKKDKLGKKKKKNNNNVKLVSRKGEDNELDVYYENLHEKTNDKNKMNNIKSSKLKCDNDKEDGVIINNRPSRSDEECKEEKDKNKINILNDVFNDITIKPNENILLDRGDVIKSSGYDSSYNDLQSSSLPNPSSNEVLNKTTMIYDETDLIKDDKKGIESSKKIVKDIKKKSDMIHANSYDIINSNNKNILLSSNEINHNSNNTNKFNNNSTELATKDTQQFINGHDKNIYLLSSHDNALFYKYIYEEPKGNIGKYFRSLVKNYYVPFLSSRFGKTIVYIMFTIIIAMSIYGCTLMKKGIKYDKAFPVDSYVRRFTTAKIKYFPDFGDFIEVYYFDKHFINKYRGLENNTKEVASSFLYSDLTDRQIMNSPKINKNVHWENTNLQEELINMHNTLESQEFVTSIANGFTFFLNKNKSSLRKENPQEFYEIFANWLKKDFVGNLFKNDFVFLNGKLVAWRFHYFQKNVDDSEISSKWLKACKQITKLENHNVQMVCFHLSSIFNETDESIIEVTLINLGITILTILVVTAYIIKGFYSCVIIALIIFLIDLCIFGFMCLCGITMNIISMVILVLSVGFSIDHTSHIVQAFSHSMGRTRDEKMKESLHLMIGPVLHSGLSTWFVISTLFFSNKDFTVIFFQTLSLVLFFSITFSSMFLPVLLSSFGPLH